In Romboutsia lituseburensis, a genomic segment contains:
- a CDS encoding WecB/TagA/CpsF family glycosyltransferase has protein sequence MKNKYVKILDLSFIAEDKKTILDLINKRVDNNEKTFVITANAEIAMYARENKDYLELAKTAHYIVADGIGVVKGAKILDEYIPERVPGIELMTDMLEYANNNDKKVYFYGAKPEVIDKMVEVLKVKYSNLNIVGYHHGYHDDSDNSIMNYILNLEPDYVFVAKGCPLQDKWIQKVMKKANKGVFMGVGGSFDVISGHVKRAPEFWRKLNLEWLYRVLSNPQRVGRYIALPKFVLEVMKDRRKS, from the coding sequence ATGAAAAATAAATATGTAAAGATATTGGATCTATCTTTTATAGCAGAAGATAAAAAGACTATATTAGATTTAATCAATAAAAGAGTAGATAATAATGAAAAAACTTTTGTAATTACAGCTAATGCAGAAATAGCTATGTATGCAAGGGAAAATAAGGATTACTTAGAATTGGCTAAAACAGCTCATTACATAGTTGCAGATGGAATAGGTGTGGTTAAAGGTGCTAAAATATTAGATGAATATATACCTGAGCGTGTTCCAGGTATAGAATTAATGACTGACATGTTAGAATATGCTAATAATAATGATAAGAAAGTATATTTTTATGGAGCAAAACCAGAAGTTATTGACAAAATGGTTGAGGTATTAAAGGTAAAGTATTCTAATTTAAATATAGTTGGGTATCATCACGGATATCACGATGATTCTGATAATAGTATAATGAATTATATATTAAATTTAGAGCCAGATTATGTATTTGTAGCTAAAGGATGTCCATTACAAGACAAATGGATACAGAAAGTTATGAAAAAAGCTAACAAAGGTGTTTTTATGGGAGTAGGAGGTAGTTTTGATGTTATCTCAGGTCATGTAAAAAGAGCCCCAGAATTTTGGCGAAAATTGAACTTAGAATGGTTATATAGAGTATTAAGTAATCCTCAAAGAGTAGGAAGATATATAGCTCTACCTAAGTTTGTTTTAGAGGTAATGAAAGATAGGAGGAAGTCTTAA
- the secA gene encoding preprotein translocase subunit SecA → MVKLDDVFNVADKKELKELNNIVDKIDDLEANISQLSDKELKLKTNEFKKRLESGETLEDILVEAFAVIREASKRVLGMRQYRVQLIGGLVLHRGNIAEMKTGEGKTLVGVAPVYLNALTGNGVHVVTVNDYLAKRDKEIMEPIYNFMGLTVGVILHGQDPLERKLQYQCDITYGTNNEYGFDYLKDNMVMDKQETVQRELNFAIVDEIDSILIDEARTPLIISGQVDQDELPFRLANIFIKMLLPEDYIYDEKDKTISLTELGIKKAEQFYKMDNLMDLENMETYHHVNQALRADILMTRDVDYVVREGKVEIVDEFTGRVMEGRRFSEGLHQAIEAKEDVEIQAESKTLASITYQNYFRMYNKLSGMTGTAKTEEQEFESTYKMSVIQIPTNKPIQRIDLEDVIYKGEVAKFKAIVKQIEKIHQTGQPILAGTASVEKSEILSYLLDLRGLPHEVLNAKNDEKEAQIIAKAGKLNAITIATNMAGRGTDISLGAGDKDEEEKIKSLGGLYVIGTEKHENRRIDNQLKGRAGRQGDPGVSQFYVSLEDELMRLYAGSKVQKIGEKLEDNTVIDNKYIKKSVETAQKNLESKNFGIRKEVLKYDDVINKQRNLIYKDRKKVLLGEDIRSVIKGIEKSVIKEAFEKYVKVKETEEGIEYITDDYKKYIKEVFRLNELEIDNVDIDTLKDITYDIVQSKYQEIEDRKGNSYMRDYERLVLLKVVDSYWVDHIDTLDQLQKTITLQAIGQKDPVKEYTVEAFDMFENINRNINVEILMYLYEQ, encoded by the coding sequence ATGGTTAAATTAGATGATGTATTTAATGTTGCGGATAAAAAAGAACTTAAAGAATTAAATAATATAGTAGATAAAATAGATGATTTAGAAGCAAATATTTCACAACTTAGTGACAAAGAGTTAAAATTAAAAACTAATGAATTCAAAAAAAGGTTAGAAAGTGGAGAAACTCTAGAGGATATATTAGTAGAAGCATTTGCTGTTATAAGAGAAGCATCGAAAAGAGTGCTAGGTATGAGACAATATAGAGTTCAGTTAATAGGAGGTCTAGTACTTCATAGAGGTAATATTGCAGAGATGAAAACAGGTGAAGGTAAAACACTAGTAGGAGTAGCACCAGTATATCTAAATGCTCTTACTGGTAACGGTGTACATGTTGTAACTGTAAATGATTACTTAGCAAAACGTGATAAAGAGATAATGGAGCCTATATATAATTTCATGGGACTTACAGTAGGTGTAATATTACACGGTCAAGATCCATTAGAAAGAAAATTACAATATCAATGTGATATAACATATGGAACTAATAATGAGTACGGATTTGATTATTTAAAAGATAACATGGTAATGGATAAACAAGAGACGGTTCAAAGGGAACTAAATTTTGCAATAGTAGATGAAATAGACTCTATATTAATAGATGAAGCTAGAACTCCACTTATAATATCGGGGCAAGTAGATCAAGATGAATTGCCATTTAGATTAGCAAATATATTTATAAAAATGTTATTACCAGAGGACTATATATATGATGAAAAAGATAAAACTATATCATTAACAGAATTAGGAATAAAAAAAGCAGAACAATTTTATAAAATGGATAATCTTATGGATTTAGAAAATATGGAAACATATCACCACGTAAACCAAGCATTAAGAGCAGATATACTAATGACAAGAGATGTAGATTATGTTGTTAGAGAAGGTAAAGTGGAAATAGTAGATGAATTTACAGGAAGAGTAATGGAAGGTAGAAGATTCTCAGAAGGCTTACACCAAGCAATAGAAGCTAAAGAAGATGTAGAAATTCAAGCAGAATCAAAAACATTAGCAAGTATAACGTATCAAAATTATTTTAGAATGTACAATAAGTTATCTGGAATGACAGGTACAGCTAAAACAGAAGAACAAGAGTTTGAATCAACTTATAAAATGAGTGTTATACAGATACCTACTAATAAACCTATACAAAGAATAGATCTAGAAGATGTTATATACAAAGGGGAAGTTGCTAAATTTAAAGCAATAGTAAAACAAATAGAAAAAATACATCAAACAGGTCAACCAATACTAGCAGGAACTGCATCAGTAGAAAAGTCAGAAATACTTTCATATTTACTTGATTTGAGAGGATTACCACATGAAGTATTAAATGCTAAAAATGATGAAAAAGAAGCACAAATTATAGCAAAAGCAGGTAAGTTAAACGCTATAACAATAGCAACTAACATGGCGGGGAGAGGAACAGATATATCTTTAGGTGCAGGAGATAAGGATGAAGAAGAAAAAATAAAATCTCTCGGGGGATTATATGTAATAGGAACTGAAAAACATGAAAATAGAAGAATTGATAATCAGCTAAAAGGTAGAGCTGGTCGTCAAGGAGACCCTGGTGTTTCACAGTTTTATGTTAGTTTAGAAGATGAACTTATGAGACTATATGCAGGATCTAAAGTTCAAAAAATAGGTGAAAAATTAGAAGATAATACAGTTATAGATAATAAATATATAAAAAAATCAGTAGAAACAGCGCAAAAAAATCTAGAATCTAAAAACTTTGGGATAAGAAAAGAAGTATTAAAATATGATGATGTTATAAACAAACAAAGAAACCTTATATATAAAGATAGAAAAAAAGTACTTTTAGGTGAAGATATAAGAAGCGTTATAAAAGGGATAGAAAAATCAGTAATAAAAGAAGCGTTTGAAAAATACGTAAAGGTAAAAGAAACTGAAGAAGGCATAGAATATATAACAGATGATTATAAAAAATATATAAAAGAAGTATTTAGGTTAAATGAATTAGAGATAGATAATGTAGATATAGATACATTAAAAGATATAACTTATGATATAGTACAATCAAAGTATCAAGAAATAGAAGATAGAAAAGGTAATAGCTATATGAGAGACTATGAAAGATTAGTACTTCTAAAAGTAGTAGATTCATATTGGGTAGATCATATAGATACATTAGATCAATTGCAAAAAACTATAACTTTACAAGCAATAGGTCAAAAAGATCCAGTTAAAGAATATACAGTAGAAGCTTTTGATATGTTTGAAAATATAAATAGAAATATAAATGTAGAAATACTTATGTACTTATATGAACAATAG
- a CDS encoding sugar transferase yields MENKEMIGKLGDEDIMFIDHLNGKKLSIYNVIKRIIDIIGSLCGITVFSPIFIITAILIKIESKGSIIFKQLRIGKNSKPFYIYKFRSMKTDAPNIATNDLVDPDFYITKVGKFIRKTSIDELPQLFNILKGDMSIVGPRPVIDKEHELLELRRDNYVDKIIPGITGWAQINGRDNLGAEEKVKYDTDYLHKRSLIFDLYIIVMTVLKVLKRSDIK; encoded by the coding sequence GTGGAGAACAAAGAAATGATAGGTAAGTTGGGTGATGAAGACATTATGTTTATCGATCATTTAAATGGAAAAAAGCTTAGTATATATAATGTAATAAAAAGAATAATTGATATAATAGGATCATTATGTGGAATAACAGTCTTCTCTCCAATCTTTATTATTACAGCTATACTAATTAAAATAGAATCAAAAGGAAGTATAATATTCAAACAATTACGTATAGGAAAAAATAGTAAACCATTTTACATCTATAAGTTTAGAAGTATGAAAACAGATGCTCCGAATATAGCTACCAATGATTTAGTAGATCCAGATTTTTATATAACTAAAGTAGGAAAGTTTATAAGGAAAACTAGCATAGACGAACTTCCTCAGTTATTTAATATTTTAAAAGGAGATATGAGTATAGTTGGACCAAGACCTGTTATAGACAAGGAACATGAATTACTTGAGCTTAGAAGAGATAATTATGTAGATAAAATAATACCAGGTATAACTGGATGGGCTCAAATAAATGGTAGAGACAACTTAGGTGCAGAAGAAAAAGTTAAGTATGATACAGATTATTTGCACAAAAGAAGTCTTATATTTGACTTATATATAATAGTCATGACTGTGCTAAAGGTTTTAAAGCGATCAGATATAAAATAA
- a CDS encoding DUF5693 family protein — protein sequence MKKSLKLIFSVLLIISVMGARPIIFERNKVEQSNDVYQFAIEAKGIKFITDDNARNDFYKELKDNDILSVSFNNLSLKEISGYRDIKYMSVGAYLEDKEKFDLKVKGFIPKYASKDEFIVMLSKQDFLDKEIEVIKHFLKGHKMMEDGNDLLFYIDEPIELSYKDNKSPNALITSKFFIDRKGIKEVTEAGLVPMLSICNSNDDNMQSILMAQILDLNKEFGVDKIQIDMDEVFGYPQNIAKFLEEFKKRNISIVTTEFQKNIGLNAYLNNGQQNIIRGHEIPLNTLKLSKDEFGARVARAVKERNMRVIMITDFMDYRNSNTINKSQRTIISNIKDAKSQLSKGYKCGIATSYDIMERLPKAEMFVALGSASIVGLLVLSLLNKNNLSIVTSLVFAIVTFVGAMLVNKLQIGIGIKAYAFGISILGACAAIVVPYKTKINSVIAKFAASAILATLSGLLVASIMYGTEYILKLKAFSGIKLLYILPPVLITLWVIIDSQVLKGINISKENLTQFKFNKQSIINMLKKIKWYHIVIVILVAVGAVVYIRRSGNSGNATQLELELRRLLEEFLYVRPRTKEFMLGYPTILMAYYLCKEKIKYSQYVLIPGAIATMSTVNTFTHLHTPIVYSLLRTVYGIILGLIVGLVYILIFKKIRQFITKER from the coding sequence ATGAAAAAAAGCCTTAAATTAATATTTAGTGTATTATTAATAATAAGTGTAATGGGTGCAAGACCTATTATATTTGAAAGAAATAAAGTGGAACAAAGTAATGATGTATACCAATTTGCTATAGAAGCTAAGGGTATAAAGTTTATCACAGATGATAATGCTAGGAATGATTTTTATAAAGAATTAAAAGACAATGATATATTATCTGTAAGTTTCAATAACTTAAGTCTCAAAGAAATTTCGGGTTATAGAGATATAAAATATATGAGTGTTGGAGCATATTTAGAAGACAAAGAAAAATTTGATTTAAAAGTTAAAGGTTTTATACCTAAGTATGCTTCAAAAGATGAATTTATAGTTATGCTGTCAAAACAAGATTTTTTAGATAAAGAAATAGAAGTTATAAAACATTTCTTAAAAGGTCACAAAATGATGGAAGATGGAAATGATCTTTTATTTTACATAGATGAACCTATTGAATTATCATATAAAGATAATAAATCACCAAATGCACTAATTACTAGTAAGTTCTTCATAGATAGAAAAGGTATAAAAGAAGTTACTGAAGCAGGGCTTGTTCCAATGTTGTCTATATGTAACTCAAATGATGATAATATGCAATCAATACTAATGGCACAAATACTAGACTTAAATAAAGAGTTTGGTGTAGATAAAATACAAATAGATATGGATGAAGTTTTTGGATATCCACAAAATATAGCTAAGTTTTTAGAAGAATTTAAAAAGAGAAATATATCAATAGTTACAACAGAGTTCCAAAAAAATATTGGATTAAATGCTTATCTAAATAATGGACAGCAAAACATTATAAGAGGGCATGAAATACCACTAAATACTTTAAAACTTTCTAAAGATGAGTTTGGAGCAAGAGTGGCTAGAGCTGTCAAAGAACGAAATATGAGAGTAATCATGATTACTGACTTTATGGATTATAGAAATAGCAACACGATAAATAAAAGTCAACGTACTATAATTTCTAATATAAAAGATGCTAAAAGTCAGTTATCTAAGGGATATAAATGTGGAATAGCTACAAGTTATGACATTATGGAAAGGCTACCTAAGGCAGAGATGTTTGTTGCTCTAGGGAGTGCAAGTATAGTAGGATTATTAGTTTTAAGTTTACTTAATAAAAATAATCTATCTATTGTTACTTCTTTAGTTTTTGCTATAGTTACATTTGTAGGTGCTATGCTAGTCAATAAGTTACAAATAGGTATTGGTATAAAGGCATATGCATTTGGAATAAGTATATTAGGTGCTTGTGCAGCGATTGTAGTACCATACAAAACTAAGATTAATTCTGTAATAGCTAAATTTGCAGCTTCAGCAATATTAGCAACTTTAAGCGGATTGTTAGTTGCATCAATAATGTATGGAACAGAATATATATTAAAGTTAAAAGCATTTTCAGGCATAAAATTATTATATATATTACCGCCTGTACTAATAACATTATGGGTTATAATAGATTCACAAGTATTAAAAGGAATAAATATATCAAAAGAAAATTTAACACAATTTAAATTTAATAAGCAAAGCATAATAAATATGTTAAAGAAAATAAAGTGGTATCACATAGTAATAGTTATACTTGTTGCTGTTGGTGCAGTTGTATATATAAGAAGAAGTGGAAATTCAGGGAATGCAACTCAGCTAGAGCTTGAGTTACGCAGGTTGTTAGAAGAGTTCTTATATGTTAGACCAAGAACGAAAGAATTTATGTTAGGGTATCCTACTATATTGATGGCATATTACCTATGTAAGGAAAAAATTAAATATAGTCAATATGTGCTTATACCAGGTGCAATAGCTACTATGTCTACGGTAAATACATTTACACACCTTCATACTCCTATAGTATATTCTCTATTAAGAACAGTGTATGGAATTATACTTGGATTAATAGTAGGGCTAGTATATATATTAATCTTTAAAAAGATTAGGCAGTTTATTACAAAGGAGAGATAA
- the csaB gene encoding polysaccharide pyruvyl transferase CsaB: protein MKVVISGYYGYNNVGDEAILKSIITALRNENSNIDIVVLSNDVDYTEKTYNVKAINRWKMVDIYKELRKSDGLISGGGSLLQDVTSNRPVKYYTGIIALAKLAKKPVFIYAQGVGPINNSTNKKITKYFMQKSNYIALRDEDSKNLVKSIGVTKQIEIVPDPVMGFEIENFDSDLCNDYGDSFVSISVREWTKATTDFLGKVAKTCDELVDKGYEVVFLPMHGEHDDKISKQVVQMMKNNAHVFPYDTSIEEKILCIKKSKLMIGMRLHALIFAASVNTPMIGISYDPKIDSFLKLVNQPCIGSVDNNWSSEELLKKTISIINNYDNEKQKLSVESKLLKKSAQKTAKIAIEIFKDK, encoded by the coding sequence ATGAAAGTTGTAATATCAGGTTATTATGGATATAATAATGTAGGGGATGAAGCTATATTAAAATCTATTATAACAGCTCTAAGAAATGAAAATTCTAATATAGATATAGTTGTATTATCTAATGATGTAGATTATACAGAGAAAACATATAATGTAAAAGCTATCAACAGATGGAAAATGGTTGATATTTATAAGGAACTTAGAAAAAGTGATGGATTGATAAGCGGGGGTGGTAGCTTACTTCAAGACGTTACAAGTAATAGACCAGTTAAGTACTATACAGGGATAATTGCTCTTGCTAAATTAGCTAAAAAGCCTGTATTTATTTATGCTCAAGGTGTAGGCCCTATAAATAATTCTACTAATAAAAAAATAACTAAGTACTTTATGCAAAAGTCTAATTATATAGCACTTAGAGATGAAGACTCTAAAAATTTAGTAAAATCAATAGGTGTTACTAAACAAATAGAAATAGTTCCAGATCCTGTTATGGGATTTGAAATTGAAAATTTTGATTCAGATTTATGTAATGATTATGGAGATTCATTTGTAAGCATCAGTGTACGTGAGTGGACTAAAGCTACTACAGACTTTTTAGGTAAAGTGGCTAAAACTTGTGATGAATTAGTAGACAAGGGATATGAAGTAGTGTTTTTACCAATGCACGGAGAGCATGATGATAAAATATCTAAACAAGTTGTACAAATGATGAAAAACAATGCACATGTTTTTCCGTATGACACAAGTATAGAGGAAAAAATACTGTGTATAAAAAAATCTAAGCTAATGATAGGTATGAGATTACATGCGCTTATATTTGCTGCGTCTGTAAATACTCCTATGATAGGTATATCATATGATCCTAAAATAGATTCATTTTTAAAATTAGTTAATCAGCCATGTATAGGAAGTGTAGATAATAATTGGAGTAGTGAAGAGTTACTTAAAAAAACAATATCAATTATCAACAACTATGATAATGAAAAACAAAAGTTATCAGTTGAAAGTAAGTTGCTAAAAAAATCTGCACAAAAAACAGCTAAAATAGCAATAGAAATATTTAAAGATAAATAA
- a CDS encoding S-layer homology domain-containing protein encodes MKKKNLATVMAAAMTLGAMPTAAFAADKAAEVVNLDVRKANGEVLATTDGTVKGSNVFTRKQAFNTNFTSELNDDTLKVSGRVIKEFKGANEKTKEDYYYVIAQKAKATEVEVAKAQIAAAKAEIEDYASKVDSKGKKIYKIETSDVTDMTRNGDVLTDTNQVVKVMKGDVTVKTYNFNGTEYKASEDLNKLFKFDNYEMTFVKDEKKSADRDAKYYKLNEFKYVVEQNAAKFDIVKKEADNGSDLIVEVYAKGHVKGDAAVRTMTLKDVKNVDKDLVINMPAKTDIDGHWAEKEIKEAMLKGNIDASAKFRAKDGITRAEFSKIVCTVFGIEAKDTDEEIFTDVKKGDWHYDYVRALYNAGTTTGTVINGYADETFKPSAQITRQEAAKMIASAYEITKKEALSVAITDQDEKNGFKEVNTKVDGIVEVTKKINGETIHRDIKTKFKDDKEIASWADESVEALKVKDIVKGNPDGTFGAKSNITRAEALVMLMRAGK; translated from the coding sequence ATGAAGAAGAAAAACTTAGCAACAGTTATGGCAGCTGCTATGACTTTAGGCGCAATGCCAACTGCAGCTTTTGCAGCTGATAAAGCGGCAGAAGTAGTGAATTTAGACGTGAGAAAAGCTAATGGAGAAGTATTAGCTACTACAGATGGAACAGTAAAAGGAAGCAACGTTTTTACTAGAAAGCAAGCTTTCAATACTAACTTTACATCAGAATTAAATGATGATACTTTAAAAGTTTCAGGAAGAGTTATAAAAGAATTTAAAGGTGCAAATGAAAAAACTAAAGAAGATTACTACTATGTAATAGCTCAAAAAGCTAAAGCTACAGAAGTAGAAGTTGCAAAGGCTCAAATAGCTGCAGCTAAAGCTGAAATAGAAGATTATGCTTCAAAAGTAGATTCAAAAGGAAAGAAAATATATAAAATAGAAACATCAGATGTTACAGATATGACTAGAAATGGTGATGTATTAACTGATACTAACCAAGTTGTTAAAGTTATGAAAGGTGATGTAACTGTTAAAACTTATAACTTCAATGGAACTGAATACAAAGCTTCAGAAGACTTAAATAAATTATTCAAATTTGATAATTACGAAATGACTTTTGTTAAAGATGAAAAGAAATCTGCTGATAGAGATGCTAAATACTACAAATTAAATGAATTCAAATATGTAGTAGAACAAAATGCTGCTAAATTTGATATAGTTAAGAAAGAAGCAGACAATGGTAGTGATTTAATAGTAGAAGTTTATGCTAAAGGTCACGTTAAAGGTGATGCAGCAGTTAGAACAATGACATTAAAAGATGTTAAAAATGTAGATAAAGACTTAGTAATAAATATGCCAGCTAAGACTGATATAGATGGACATTGGGCTGAAAAAGAAATAAAAGAAGCTATGTTAAAAGGAAATATAGATGCATCTGCTAAATTCAGAGCTAAAGATGGAATAACTAGAGCTGAATTCTCTAAAATAGTATGTACAGTATTCGGAATAGAAGCTAAAGATACTGATGAAGAAATATTCACAGATGTTAAAAAAGGTGACTGGCATTACGATTACGTAAGAGCATTATATAATGCTGGAACTACTACAGGAACAGTAATAAATGGATATGCAGATGAAACTTTCAAACCATCTGCTCAAATAACTAGACAAGAAGCTGCTAAAATGATAGCTTCAGCTTATGAAATAACTAAAAAAGAAGCTTTATCTGTAGCTATAACAGATCAAGATGAGAAAAATGGATTCAAAGAAGTTAATACTAAAGTTGACGGTATAGTTGAAGTTACTAAAAAAATAAACGGAGAAACTATACACAGAGATATAAAAACTAAGTTCAAGGATGATAAAGAAATAGCTTCTTGGGCTGATGAATCAGTAGAAGCTTTAAAAGTTAAGGATATAGTAAAAGGTAACCCAGATGGTACTTTTGGTGCTAAATCTAACATAACAAGAGCTGAAGCTTTAGTAATGTTAATGAGAGCTGGAAAATAA
- a CDS encoding FAD-dependent oxidoreductase, with product MKLRKGRIILIIGLLIVILIGGYFLLTKGKKHEDNYMKDTNTTKHEKTNIVVLGSEPEAITAAVTAARLGYKVDLITQDKKLGGLFTQGMLTALDLNYITGEKTILHEGFFTEFYDHASNGYNLDLAKTQKFFDEVIKHKNIKVVKEAKDITPIVDKNNPKKAVGVLYKKGEETVSVAADFIFDDSYEAEFTRKMGAMYRTGRSEFGQPDEYAAAGIMFSLKDVNWDELKDSIKKDKAHDTGVNGNAAWGFKQMYDYVPQNDIFKMRGLNISRQDDGSIVLNALLVLGVNPLDEKSYKHAIELSKDEIPHIVKYMKETLPGFENASLDKIAEDLYIREGVRIVGDKTLNGYDIIAHTKFDDVVGFGSYPSDLQTTHKKGYGNAQNGNSMYEVPLSSMLPKFIDNVVVLGRHASLDIVAHGSARTVPVLMSMSQGAVHAVDYALTNNLDIREVRDNHMDEVHKEMKENGKMKLVEMPGNPYEGHWAEKYIKHLRIRGLLSSKYTGVINLDEQAKLDDARMVINLAIDHSTLTFTSQQMESLKYLNQNMTETDLVKFVSIILDKPLADLDAVKNEGVISEELYNKIKNSEIITNADMYGLLNEYINFMQPNFKEDIREDKVNVEISNV from the coding sequence GTGAAGTTAAGAAAAGGAAGAATTATACTAATAATAGGTCTATTAATTGTTATATTAATAGGTGGATACTTTTTATTAACAAAAGGGAAAAAACACGAAGATAATTATATGAAAGATACTAATACAACAAAGCACGAAAAAACTAATATAGTTGTTTTAGGGAGTGAGCCAGAGGCTATAACAGCAGCTGTTACAGCTGCAAGACTAGGTTATAAAGTAGATCTTATAACACAAGATAAAAAATTAGGCGGTTTATTTACACAAGGGATGCTAACAGCACTTGACTTAAACTATATTACTGGTGAAAAAACAATTCTTCATGAAGGATTTTTCACAGAATTTTATGATCATGCAAGCAATGGATATAATTTAGATTTAGCAAAAACTCAAAAATTCTTTGATGAAGTAATTAAACATAAAAATATAAAAGTAGTTAAAGAAGCTAAGGATATAACACCAATAGTTGATAAAAATAATCCTAAAAAAGCAGTAGGGGTTTTATATAAAAAAGGAGAAGAGACAGTTAGTGTAGCAGCAGATTTTATATTTGATGATTCTTATGAAGCTGAATTTACTAGAAAAATGGGAGCTATGTATAGAACAGGTAGATCTGAATTTGGACAACCTGATGAATATGCAGCAGCAGGTATAATGTTTTCTCTAAAAGATGTAAACTGGGATGAATTAAAGGATAGTATAAAAAAAGATAAGGCTCATGACACTGGGGTAAATGGAAATGCTGCTTGGGGATTCAAACAAATGTATGATTATGTTCCACAAAATGATATTTTCAAAATGAGAGGATTAAATATATCTAGACAAGATGATGGAAGTATTGTTTTAAATGCTTTATTAGTTCTTGGAGTAAATCCATTAGATGAAAAGTCTTATAAACATGCTATTGAATTATCGAAAGATGAAATACCACATATAGTTAAATATATGAAAGAAACTCTTCCGGGATTTGAGAATGCATCATTAGATAAAATTGCAGAGGATTTATATATAAGAGAAGGTGTAAGAATCGTTGGCGACAAAACTTTAAATGGATATGATATAATTGCTCATACAAAATTTGATGATGTAGTTGGTTTTGGAAGCTATCCATCAGACCTTCAAACTACTCATAAAAAAGGATATGGAAATGCACAAAATGGAAATAGTATGTACGAAGTTCCTTTATCATCTATGTTGCCTAAGTTTATTGATAATGTAGTGGTTTTAGGTAGACATGCTAGTTTAGATATAGTTGCTCATGGAAGTGCTAGAACAGTTCCAGTTCTTATGTCTATGTCACAAGGAGCAGTACATGCAGTTGATTATGCTTTGACTAACAACCTAGATATAAGAGAAGTAAGAGATAATCATATGGATGAAGTTCATAAGGAAATGAAAGAAAATGGAAAAATGAAACTAGTAGAAATGCCAGGAAATCCATATGAGGGTCATTGGGCAGAAAAATATATAAAACATCTTAGAATAAGAGGTCTTTTAAGTTCTAAATATACAGGTGTTATAAATCTTGATGAACAAGCTAAATTAGATGATGCAAGAATGGTAATAAATTTAGCGATAGATCATTCAACTTTAACTTTTACATCTCAACAAATGGAATCACTTAAATATCTTAATCAAAATATGACAGAAACAGATTTAGTAAAATTTGTATCTATAATTTTAGATAAGCCACTAGCAGATTTAGATGCTGTTAAAAATGAAGGGGTAATAAGTGAAGAATTGTATAACAAAATAAAAAATTCTGAGATAATAACGAATGCAGATATGTATGGTTTATTAAACGAGTATATTAACTTTATGCAACCAAATTTTAAAGAGGATATAAGAGAAGATAAAGTAAATGTAGAGATATCTAATGTATAA